The following are encoded in a window of Mycolicibacterium tusciae JS617 genomic DNA:
- the crp gene encoding cAMP-activated global transcriptional regulator CRP, which translates to MDEILARAGIFQGVEPSAVSALTKQLQPVDFPRGHTVFAEGEPGDRLYIIVSGKVKIGRRSPDGRENLLTIMGPSDMFGELSIFDPGPRTSSATTITDVRAVSMDREALRAWIADRPEIAEQLLRVLARRLRRTNNNLADLIFTDVPGRVAKQLLQLAQRFGTQEGGALRVTHDLTQEEIAQLVGASRETVNKALADFAHRGWIRLEGKSVLISDSERLARRAR; encoded by the coding sequence GTGGACGAGATCCTGGCGAGGGCCGGAATCTTCCAAGGAGTCGAACCCAGCGCGGTTTCAGCGCTGACGAAGCAATTGCAGCCCGTCGACTTCCCACGTGGGCACACCGTGTTCGCAGAGGGTGAACCCGGCGACCGGCTCTACATCATCGTTTCGGGCAAGGTGAAGATCGGCCGTCGCTCACCTGACGGCCGCGAGAATCTGCTCACGATCATGGGTCCGTCGGACATGTTCGGCGAGCTGTCGATCTTCGACCCCGGCCCTCGCACGTCCAGCGCGACGACCATCACCGATGTGCGTGCCGTTTCGATGGACCGTGAGGCCCTGCGCGCCTGGATCGCCGACCGCCCCGAGATCGCCGAGCAGCTGTTGCGCGTGCTGGCCCGCCGGCTTCGCCGTACCAACAACAACCTCGCCGACCTGATCTTCACCGATGTCCCCGGCCGGGTGGCCAAGCAGCTGCTGCAGCTCGCGCAGCGGTTCGGCACTCAGGAGGGCGGCGCGCTGCGCGTGACGCACGACCTGACGCAGGAGGAGATCGCTCAGCTCGTCGGCGCATCGCGCGAGACCGTCAACAAGGCGCTCGCCGACTTCGCCCATCGCGGCTGGATTCGGCTGGAGGGCAAGAGCGTTCTCATCTCCGACAGTGAGCGGTTGGCACGACGAGCACGGTGA
- the nth gene encoding endonuclease III yields the protein MTVPKRARKRDGETRLGLVRRARRMNRELAQAFPHVYCELDFTNPLELAVATILSAQSTDKGVNLATPALFKKYRTALDYAQADRTELEELIRRTGFYRNKANSLMRLGQELVERFDGQVPATLEELVTLPGIGRKTANVILGNAFGIPGITVDTHFGRLVRRWHWTTEEDPVKVEHAIGELIERSEWTELSHRVIFHGRRVCHARKPACGVCVLAKDCPSFGAGPTDPLIAAPLVKGPETEHLLALAGL from the coding sequence GTGACTGTGCCCAAACGCGCCCGCAAAAGAGACGGCGAGACCCGCCTCGGTCTGGTCCGCCGGGCCCGTCGAATGAATCGCGAGCTGGCACAGGCATTTCCGCATGTGTATTGCGAGCTGGACTTCACGAATCCGCTCGAGCTGGCCGTTGCGACCATTCTGTCTGCCCAAAGCACCGATAAAGGGGTGAACCTCGCCACCCCCGCACTGTTCAAGAAGTACCGGACCGCACTGGACTACGCGCAGGCCGATCGCACGGAACTCGAGGAATTGATCCGGCGCACGGGGTTCTATCGAAACAAGGCCAACTCCCTGATGCGGTTGGGCCAAGAACTCGTCGAGCGGTTCGACGGGCAGGTCCCCGCGACACTCGAGGAACTCGTCACGCTGCCCGGCATCGGCCGCAAAACCGCCAACGTCATCCTCGGCAACGCCTTCGGCATTCCGGGCATCACCGTCGACACGCACTTCGGCAGGCTGGTTCGGCGCTGGCACTGGACCACAGAGGAAGACCCGGTGAAGGTCGAGCACGCGATCGGCGAGCTGATCGAGCGTAGCGAGTGGACCGAGCTGAGCCACCGGGTGATCTTTCACGGCCGCCGTGTTTGCCACGCCCGCAAGCCCGCCTGCGGCGTGTGCGTCCTCGCCAAGGACTGCCCGTCCTTCGGTGCCGGCCCGACCGACCCACTGATCGCGGCACCTCTGGTCAAAGGCCCCGAGACCGAGCATCTGCTGGCGCTGGCCGGTCTGTAG
- a CDS encoding NUDIX hydrolase: MSWASDEKELAPQAAPSWLKPLVDNAKDIKRAYRRRVPPEVLAMLTAANTKASIKAGVTGERRDAAVLVLFSGPPDSQSQGLPETADLLVTVRASTLRHHAGQAAFPGGAADPGDTGPVSTALREANEETGIDVGRLQPLATLEQMFIPPSGFHVVPVLAYSADPGPVAVVDESETAVVARVPVRAFTNPENRIMVYRKENTRRAAGPAFLLNEMLVWGFTGQVVSAMLDVAGWAQPWDTDDVRELEDAMALVGRDGGTAG, translated from the coding sequence TTGAGTTGGGCCAGCGACGAGAAGGAGCTCGCTCCGCAAGCTGCCCCCTCGTGGCTCAAGCCGCTGGTCGACAACGCCAAGGACATCAAACGCGCCTATCGGAGGCGAGTGCCTCCCGAGGTTCTCGCGATGCTGACCGCGGCGAACACCAAGGCCAGCATCAAGGCCGGGGTCACCGGAGAACGACGTGATGCCGCGGTACTGGTGCTGTTCTCCGGCCCGCCCGACTCCCAGTCCCAGGGCCTTCCGGAGACCGCCGACCTGCTCGTTACGGTGCGTGCGTCAACACTGCGTCACCACGCCGGACAAGCCGCATTTCCAGGTGGGGCGGCCGATCCGGGCGACACGGGCCCGGTGTCCACCGCCCTGCGCGAGGCCAACGAGGAAACCGGCATCGACGTGGGCCGATTACAGCCGCTGGCCACTCTCGAGCAGATGTTCATCCCGCCCTCGGGCTTCCACGTCGTCCCGGTGCTCGCCTACTCGGCCGACCCGGGGCCGGTGGCAGTGGTAGACGAGTCCGAAACAGCGGTCGTTGCCCGCGTCCCGGTCCGGGCGTTCACCAATCCCGAGAACCGAATCATGGTCTACCGCAAGGAGAACACGCGTCGCGCTGCCGGACCGGCGTTCCTGCTCAACGAGATGCTGGTGTGGGGGTTCACCGGACAGGTGGTCTCGGCGATGCTCGACGTCGCAGGCTGGGCCCAGCCGTGGGACACCGACGACGTCCGCGAACTAGAAGACGCGATGGCGCTCGTCGGACGAGACGGCGGCACTGCCGGTTAG
- a CDS encoding MBL fold metallo-hydrolase codes for MRLEHPAYGLLRPVTETASVLLCDNPGLLTLDGTNTWVLQGPRSDEMVIVDPGPEDDAHIDRIAGLGKIPLVLISHKHEDHTGAIDKIVDRTGAVVRSVGSGFLRGLGGPLADGEVIDAAGLRITVMATPGHTVDSVSFLLDDAVLTADTVLGRGTTVIDKEDGNLREYLESLRRLRGVGHRTVLPGHGPDLADLEAVSDMYLAHREERLDQVRAALRELGDDATARQIVEHVYTDVDEKLWDAAEWSVQAQVDYLRS; via the coding sequence GTGAGACTCGAGCACCCCGCGTACGGGCTCCTACGTCCGGTCACCGAAACCGCGTCGGTGCTTCTCTGCGACAACCCCGGCCTGTTGACGCTCGACGGCACCAACACCTGGGTGCTGCAAGGGCCACGCAGCGACGAGATGGTCATCGTCGACCCCGGACCCGAGGACGACGCACACATCGACCGGATCGCGGGGCTCGGCAAGATTCCGTTGGTGCTCATCAGCCATAAGCACGAGGACCACACCGGCGCGATCGACAAGATCGTCGACCGCACCGGCGCAGTGGTCCGCTCGGTGGGCAGCGGCTTCCTGCGGGGCCTCGGCGGACCGCTGGCCGACGGCGAGGTGATCGATGCGGCCGGACTGCGCATCACGGTGATGGCCACCCCGGGGCATACCGTGGATTCGGTCTCGTTCCTGCTCGACGACGCGGTGCTGACCGCCGACACTGTGCTCGGCCGCGGCACCACCGTCATCGACAAAGAGGACGGCAACCTGCGGGAGTACCTGGAATCACTGCGGCGGCTACGCGGCGTCGGTCATCGGACGGTGCTGCCGGGCCACGGCCCCGATCTCGCCGACCTGGAAGCGGTCAGCGACATGTATCTGGCGCACCGCGAGGAGCGGCTCGATCAGGTGCGGGCGGCGCTGCGAGAACTCGGCGACGACGCCACCGCGCGACAGATCGTCGAGCACGTCTACACAGATGTCGACGAAAAACTGTGGGACGCAGCGGAATGGAGCGTCCAAGCGCAGGTCGACTACCTTCGTAGCTGA
- a CDS encoding TlpA family protein disulfide reductase, with product MNTSTRWTVAVMVVVIAVGAALWTQLGGDASQTGSNGPDTSRDRRDADTADALAAPRASADLAPCPAPGAGDGPEALRGIVLECAGDGSSVDVAKAVAGRSVVLNLWAYWCGPCAEELPAMAEYQRRVGPEVMVLTVHQDENETAALLRLAELGVHLPTLQDGRRRIAAALKVPNVMPATVVLRPDGSVAAILPRSFANADEIAAAVGPQLGNS from the coding sequence GTGAATACCTCGACCCGATGGACCGTGGCGGTGATGGTCGTGGTCATCGCCGTTGGCGCGGCGTTGTGGACTCAGCTCGGCGGCGACGCGTCCCAGACGGGATCGAATGGGCCGGACACCTCGCGTGATCGGCGCGACGCCGACACCGCCGACGCATTGGCGGCACCCAGGGCCAGTGCCGACCTGGCGCCGTGTCCCGCACCCGGCGCGGGAGACGGCCCCGAGGCGTTGCGTGGCATCGTGCTGGAATGCGCGGGTGACGGCTCGAGCGTGGACGTCGCGAAGGCGGTCGCCGGCCGGAGCGTGGTACTGAACCTCTGGGCCTACTGGTGTGGACCGTGCGCTGAGGAACTGCCCGCGATGGCGGAGTACCAGCGCAGGGTCGGCCCCGAGGTGATGGTGCTGACGGTGCATCAAGACGAGAACGAGACCGCGGCCCTGCTGCGGCTGGCCGAGCTGGGCGTACACCTGCCGACGCTGCAGGATGGCCGCCGCCGGATCGCGGCCGCACTGAAGGTTCCGAACGTCATGCCTGCGACGGTGGTGCTGCGTCCGGACGGTAGCGTTGCCGCAATCCTGCCGCGGTCCTTCGCCAACGCCGACGAGATTGCGGCCGCAGTAGGGCCGCAGTTGGGGAACAGTTAG